Part of the Labilibaculum antarcticum genome, CCAAGTATTATGAACCCTGATGATAAGAGTGGTTTGGAAATGGCATTGCAATTAAAAGATGAAAAAGGAGCTCACGTAACCGTAATTACGATGGGACCTCCTCAGGCCGATTTAATTCTTCGTGAAGCGTATGCCATGGGAGTTGATCGTGCCATTCACTTAACGGATCGAAAATTTGCAGGAGCAGATACTTTGGCTACTTCACATGCTTTGGCTGGAGCATTACGGAAGATCGATTTTGATCTTTTGATCACAGGTCGTCAGGCGATTGATGGTGATACAGCTCAGGTAGGTCCTCAGATTGCTGAGCATCTTGATTTGCCTCAGGTATCTTATTTGGAAGATTTGACATTCGACGGAGATAAGACATTCACAATGAAACGTCATATCGAAGACGGATACCAAATGTTAGAAGTGGAAGCTCCTTGTGTGGTAACTGTTCTTTCATCGGCAAATACTCCTCGTTACATGAATGTTGGTGGCATTGTTGATGCTTATAAAAATGAAGTTGAGGTTTGGGGATTCAACGAAATTGAAGTTGATGAGAAAGATCTGGGACTAAAAGGATCTCCAACAAGTGTTTATAAGGCATTTGCGCGTGGTTTGAAACCATCGGGAGAGCTTTACGAAGTAGGAACTGATGAGGCCGTAGGAATCATCATCAAGAAATTAAAAGAGAAATTCATTCTAAACTAATTATAGCCATGAATTTAGAAGATTACAAAGGCATATACGTCTTTATTGAGCAACGTGAAGGTATTATTCAGAACGTAGCTTTAGAGTTGTTAGGACAGGCTAGAAAGCTAGCTGATGAATTGAACAACAAAGTGTACGCAATGTTTTTGGGAGATCAGATTACTGACCAGGCACAAGGCTTAATTGCCTGTGGTGCCGATGAGGTGATTGTGGTTGATGCTCCTGAACTAAAAGAGTATACTACAGAACCATATACGCAGGCAATTT contains:
- a CDS encoding electron transfer flavoprotein subunit beta/FixA family protein gives rise to the protein MKIVVCIKQVPDTTEIKIDPVTGTLIRDGVPSIMNPDDKSGLEMALQLKDEKGAHVTVITMGPPQADLILREAYAMGVDRAIHLTDRKFAGADTLATSHALAGALRKIDFDLLITGRQAIDGDTAQVGPQIAEHLDLPQVSYLEDLTFDGDKTFTMKRHIEDGYQMLEVEAPCVVTVLSSANTPRYMNVGGIVDAYKNEVEVWGFNEIEVDEKDLGLKGSPTSVYKAFARGLKPSGELYEVGTDEAVGIIIKKLKEKFILN